In Candidatus Babeliales bacterium, a single genomic region encodes these proteins:
- the tgt gene encoding tRNA guanosine(34) transglycosylase Tgt: MSYFRFELIHTSQKSFARVGRIHTPHGIIDTPSFVGVATNAALKAVDSVTVSEIGMQLMFCNTYHLMLQPGTDIIKRAGGLHTFINRDMPIITDSGGFQVFSLAYGTVKDELKSRGQKTGNNLILKTTEDGVLFRSYRDGSPVLLTPETSIAAQKDLGADIIIPFDELPPYHIDHNKLVNSLHRTHRWEQRSLDAHLTNKQNQAIYSVIHGGINKSLRKESCEFLTKLPFDGHAIGGSMGKNREEMLEMLTFMMPLLPRDKPNHLLGIGDLASIEPSIALGIDTFDSSHPTRCARHGLLFTTNGSVKIGHATHKTAFQPIDTTCRCYTCKNFTRAYLHHLFKAGELSAYTLATIHNLYFMVELMKTYRQKILHNEL; encoded by the coding sequence ATGTCATACTTTAGATTTGAACTTATTCACACATCACAAAAATCCTTTGCCCGTGTTGGTCGTATTCATACGCCGCACGGCATTATTGATACGCCAAGTTTTGTTGGAGTAGCCACTAATGCAGCACTTAAAGCAGTTGACTCAGTTACTGTATCTGAGATTGGTATGCAATTAATGTTCTGCAATACCTATCACCTTATGTTACAACCCGGGACAGATATCATTAAACGAGCAGGCGGCTTACACACTTTTATTAATCGAGATATGCCAATAATCACCGACTCTGGAGGATTTCAGGTATTTAGCCTAGCATACGGTACCGTCAAAGATGAACTTAAAAGTCGTGGACAAAAAACAGGCAACAATCTCATACTTAAAACAACCGAAGATGGGGTGCTTTTTAGATCATATCGTGATGGATCACCAGTATTACTTACTCCAGAAACATCTATCGCCGCACAAAAAGACTTGGGTGCAGATATTATTATTCCTTTCGATGAGCTACCACCTTATCATATTGACCATAACAAGCTCGTCAATTCGCTCCATCGCACTCATCGCTGGGAACAACGATCACTTGATGCACATCTAACAAACAAACAAAATCAAGCTATATACTCAGTTATTCATGGCGGTATAAACAAAAGCTTACGAAAAGAGAGTTGTGAATTTTTAACTAAACTGCCTTTTGATGGTCATGCAATTGGTGGAAGCATGGGAAAAAACAGAGAAGAAATGCTTGAAATGCTTACTTTTATGATGCCATTATTGCCACGAGATAAACCCAATCATTTACTTGGCATTGGTGATTTAGCATCCATTGAGCCATCTATTGCGCTTGGCATTGATACATTTGATAGTTCTCATCCAACTAGGTGTGCACGCCATGGACTTCTTTTTACAACTAATGGTTCTGTTAAAATCGGTCATGCAACACATAAAACTGCTTTTCAACCAATCGATACAACATGCAGATGCTACACATGTAAAAATTTTACACGAGCATATCTTCACCATTTATTTAAAGCAGGAGAATTGAGCGCATACACACTTGCGACCATTCATAATCTTTACTTTATGGTAGAATTGATGAAAACATATAGACAAAAAATATTACATAATGAGTTATAA
- a CDS encoding peroxiredoxin has product MKILLLLILVFFISLQCIYSTTSLKIGDKAPDFALIDQQGETIKLTDFKGKRVALYFYPKDDTPGCRQQACSIRDGFELLKKNGIVVLGLSKGSMVSKQKFIEKQHLPFPLLIATNNTLKAYGVNTGLFQLYLPKRWTFLIDENGIIIAIIKDVDTKNHAQQILNGFNVFK; this is encoded by the coding sequence ATGAAAATATTATTATTACTAATTTTAGTTTTCTTTATTTCACTACAATGCATATATTCAACCACCTCGCTTAAAATAGGCGATAAAGCACCTGATTTTGCTCTTATTGATCAACAGGGCGAGACGATCAAACTTACTGATTTTAAAGGAAAAAGAGTAGCGCTTTATTTTTATCCAAAGGACGACACTCCAGGATGTAGACAACAAGCATGTAGCATTCGGGATGGGTTTGAGTTACTTAAAAAAAATGGTATCGTTGTTCTGGGTTTAAGTAAAGGGTCAATGGTAAGTAAACAAAAGTTTATTGAAAAGCAACATCTTCCATTCCCCTTACTTATTGCTACTAATAATACTCTCAAAGCATATGGTGTAAATACAGGATTATTTCAACTTTATTTACCTAAAAGATGGACATTTCTTATTGATGAAAATGGAATAATTATAGCGATTATCAAAGATGTTGATACAAAAAATCACGCACAACAAATACTCAATGGGTTCAATGTATTTAAATAA
- the der gene encoding ribosome biogenesis GTPase Der — translation MKKIKQPKVVIVGRTNVGKSTLFNRLSENIKAITLDLEGVTRDFLSDTIAWQGRSFELVDTGGISLRKTQDPILSQSRTIALSMIESAEIILFVVDGKCGLVTEDREIAHLLHKHGKVVILVVNKADSNSAIENMYDFESLGFSKACFISAAHGKNIIDLLELIIKYLPESVVIDVEDPAYKVMLLGKPNVGKSSLMNLLLQKERSIVSPEPGTTREALVERVTFYQEDIQLSDTPGVRRMRSVTEPLEGMMVQSTMQALKNSDIVLLLIDGSAESVVDQELKLAFYAFDSQHKALMILFNKSDLIDEGIKTRFDHALSEYDFLMKKIVTLHISCKTGKNLGKILPAIKELWERHSRQFNQNELTQLFKDASIRRPLYHNKNLLAFYSAHQISTAPITIVLHVNVPMWFGQSQLAYYEKVLRQEYDLRSVPIKFIVRSR, via the coding sequence ATGAAAAAAATAAAACAGCCTAAGGTTGTTATTGTTGGTCGTACTAATGTAGGTAAATCTACATTATTTAATCGTTTGTCTGAAAATATAAAAGCAATCACGCTTGATCTTGAAGGAGTAACGCGTGATTTTTTGAGTGATACTATTGCTTGGCAAGGGCGAAGCTTTGAGCTAGTTGATACGGGCGGAATTAGCTTACGAAAGACTCAAGATCCTATTTTAAGTCAATCACGAACTATTGCACTATCTATGATAGAATCAGCAGAAATTATTCTCTTTGTTGTTGACGGTAAGTGCGGATTGGTTACTGAAGATCGTGAAATCGCGCATTTATTACATAAGCATGGCAAAGTAGTTATTTTGGTGGTTAATAAAGCAGATAGTAATAGTGCTATTGAAAATATGTATGATTTTGAAAGTCTTGGCTTTTCTAAGGCTTGCTTTATTTCTGCTGCACATGGCAAAAACATTATTGATTTATTAGAATTAATTATTAAATATTTGCCCGAGTCAGTAGTAATCGATGTTGAAGACCCTGCATATAAGGTAATGTTATTGGGCAAACCGAATGTTGGGAAATCATCATTAATGAATTTATTATTGCAAAAGGAACGATCCATTGTATCGCCAGAACCGGGAACGACGCGTGAAGCGCTTGTTGAACGTGTTACATTTTATCAAGAAGATATACAGCTATCCGATACGCCCGGCGTGCGAAGAATGCGTTCGGTAACTGAACCGCTTGAAGGTATGATGGTGCAATCGACTATGCAAGCATTAAAAAATTCAGATATTGTTTTGTTATTAATTGATGGAAGTGCTGAAAGTGTTGTTGATCAAGAATTAAAACTTGCATTTTATGCATTTGATAGCCAACATAAAGCATTAATGATTTTATTTAATAAATCAGATCTTATTGATGAAGGCATAAAAACACGGTTTGATCACGCGCTTTCTGAGTATGATTTTTTAATGAAAAAAATAGTAACGCTTCACATTTCTTGTAAAACAGGAAAAAATCTTGGAAAAATTTTACCTGCTATTAAAGAATTATGGGAACGTCATTCCCGCCAATTTAATCAAAACGAGTTGACACAGTTGTTTAAAGACGCTTCCATAAGACGACCCTTATATCATAATAAAAACCTTTTAGCCTTTTATTCTGCGCATCAAATTAGTACTGCACCAATTACGATAGTATTACATGTAAATGTGCCAATGTGGTTTGGACAATCGCAACTTGCTTATTATGAAAAGGTTTTACGGCAAGAATATGATTTACGTAGTGTACCTATTAAATTTATTGTACGCTCACGATAA
- a CDS encoding RNA methyltransferase — MIRKINSHANPIIKHVVQLHSSKHRSKLQEFIAEGFRTIATILKANNELLTLFTIEEYLYDAQQLTDDKHIIIVDESVMKKISSSQSPSGLLATFRIPPQPSFDTIESGIVLAQITDPGNMGTLIRTAAAMNKKTVICIETVDPWNQKVVQATAGAIGVVSIFCISWHDLLLNKKNIPLCALLPTDGKSPNTVNLRDALIIIGNESHGIPSEWVAQCDEQITLPMPGKFESLNAAVAGSIALYLAATH; from the coding sequence ATGATACGAAAAATAAACTCTCACGCCAATCCAATTATCAAGCATGTTGTGCAGCTCCACAGCTCAAAACATCGCTCAAAATTACAAGAATTTATTGCGGAAGGTTTCCGCACAATTGCAACGATACTTAAAGCTAATAATGAACTTCTCACATTATTTACCATTGAAGAGTATCTTTATGACGCACAACAACTGACTGATGATAAGCATATTATTATTGTTGATGAATCAGTAATGAAGAAGATAAGCAGTTCTCAATCTCCTAGTGGGCTTTTGGCAACATTTCGCATTCCACCACAACCATCATTTGACACTATAGAATCAGGGATTGTCCTTGCACAAATAACGGACCCTGGCAATATGGGAACATTAATTAGAACAGCTGCCGCAATGAACAAAAAGACAGTTATTTGCATAGAAACAGTTGATCCATGGAATCAAAAAGTAGTACAAGCAACCGCAGGCGCTATTGGTGTTGTTTCCATTTTTTGCATTTCCTGGCATGATCTTTTACTCAACAAAAAAAATATACCCTTGTGTGCTCTACTGCCAACAGATGGTAAAAGCCCAAACACCGTTAACTTACGCGATGCATTAATCATTATTGGCAATGAAAGCCATGGAATACCAAGCGAATGGGTTGCACAATGTGACGAACAAATCACATTGCCAATGCCCGGAAAATTTGAAAGTCTCAATGCCGCTGTTGCCGGATCAATTGCGCTTTATCTCGCTGCTACACACTAA
- a CDS encoding Npt1/Npt2 family nucleotide transporter, which translates to MGSTIKQMLRGLFDIEPQERMKLFFLSFLYFLVVGAYTITRDLKSSIFLGVVGKEYIPWVKVISMLMLVPAIFFYSRLVDRIRRYQLLIFYSILFGIANLIFAYYIGHPTIGILNTDAHPTRLFGWLFYFFVEGYSPFVVSVFWALANSVNSPAEAKKNYGYMVAGSKFGGMVAAASAWYIFGLSSQAMHPYLTHVVAHQIILIISTLFLALVPIVAILFIRTVPGHLLHGYEAAYQLEKQKNENVIVSKPSMFAGLEMFVKHPYVLGIFGMVFFYEIVSTVLGYLRLGVAEAGAGSISDVSKVLFEIAFKAHLVGFMISLIGTQALLSCLGTRICLVLIPFSMGGILFYLIFETSPESLRNAFVVFTALNYAFLAPVRESLYLPTIKEIKFKSKSWIDAFGSKFAKTTGSMFNVFASKMGGSLILSVHSFFFAVIIGLWFIVAFLLGRRFEQAITNNEVIGAKKNN; encoded by the coding sequence ATGGGATCTACAATTAAACAGATGTTACGTGGGCTGTTTGATATTGAGCCACAAGAACGGATGAAGTTATTCTTTTTATCATTTCTTTATTTTCTCGTTGTTGGTGCGTATACTATAACGCGTGATTTAAAAAGTTCTATTTTTTTGGGAGTCGTTGGCAAGGAATATATACCATGGGTAAAAGTTATTTCGATGCTCATGCTTGTTCCCGCAATTTTTTTCTATTCACGTTTAGTTGATAGAATCCGCCGATATCAATTACTTATTTTTTATAGTATTCTCTTTGGCATTGCAAATCTTATTTTTGCATATTACATAGGACATCCTACTATTGGCATTCTTAATACGGATGCACATCCAACCCGACTATTTGGGTGGTTATTTTATTTCTTTGTTGAAGGTTATTCGCCATTTGTTGTAAGTGTTTTTTGGGCTTTAGCCAATTCAGTTAATAGCCCCGCTGAAGCTAAAAAAAATTATGGTTACATGGTTGCTGGATCAAAATTTGGTGGAATGGTTGCGGCCGCATCAGCATGGTATATTTTTGGATTAAGTTCACAAGCTATGCATCCTTATTTGACTCATGTTGTAGCACATCAAATTATTTTAATCATCTCTACATTGTTTTTAGCACTCGTTCCCATTGTTGCCATACTATTCATTAGAACTGTTCCCGGGCATTTATTGCATGGATATGAGGCAGCATATCAGCTTGAAAAACAAAAAAATGAAAATGTTATTGTTTCCAAGCCAAGCATGTTTGCAGGTCTTGAAATGTTTGTAAAACATCCCTATGTACTTGGAATCTTTGGAATGGTCTTTTTTTATGAAATTGTTTCAACAGTTCTTGGTTATTTACGGCTTGGCGTTGCTGAAGCTGGTGCCGGATCAATTTCTGATGTTTCCAAAGTGTTATTTGAAATAGCATTTAAAGCTCATTTAGTTGGTTTTATGATTTCATTAATTGGTACGCAAGCATTACTTTCCTGCCTGGGAACGCGTATTTGCCTAGTATTGATTCCATTTTCCATGGGTGGAATTCTTTTTTATCTTATATTCGAAACATCTCCGGAATCCTTAAGAAATGCATTTGTTGTGTTCACTGCCTTAAATTATGCGTTCCTTGCTCCCGTTAGAGAGAGTTTATATTTGCCAACGATCAAAGAAATTAAATTTAAGTCAAAATCATGGATTGATGCATTCGGAAGTAAATTCGCTAAAACTACAGGCTCAATGTTTAATGTTTTCGCATCTAAAATGGGTGGTTCATTAATACTGTCAGTTCATTCATTCTTTTTTGCTGTTATTATTGGGCTATGGTTTATCGTTGCATTCCTCTTAGGACGTCGCTTTGAACAAGCAATTACTAATAATGAAGTTATTGGAGCAAAAAAAAATAATTAA
- a CDS encoding type II toxin-antitoxin system HicA family toxin, whose product MIKIEKSTMNKNNRKTLNLVFKRPVPSDLRWNEIETLLIALKAEISEGNGSRVRIALNGIKAVFHRPHPTRETDKGAVISMRKFLENAGVKYDEI is encoded by the coding sequence TTGATAAAAATCGAAAAAAGTACCATGAACAAAAACAATCGTAAAACGTTGAACTTAGTTTTTAAACGACCTGTTCCCTCAGACTTACGATGGAATGAGATAGAAACATTACTTATTGCCTTAAAAGCTGAGATCAGTGAAGGAAACGGTTCAAGAGTACGCATAGCATTAAATGGTATCAAGGCGGTATTTCACCGTCCTCATCCGACAAGAGAAACTGATAAAGGTGCAGTTATATCCATGCGAAAATTTTTAGAAAATGCAGGAGTTAAATATGATGAAATATAA
- a CDS encoding APC family permease, translated as MSTQTNKLSLWSAVIINLNIIIGSGVFINTTELAKRAGLLGALCYALVGLLLLPLILSFVRLLQFHPSGGFYSFCSASLHPLLGFINTWCFFFAKLSSATLVIHIFTLLMQKTFPVLTFCSPALFDMGILALLLALNMLNVKTGSKIQGWLMILKLFPLFFVIVSGLFFLQGGNLTPLHQLWSGIPSAIPLVLHAMLGFEIACAISRNIENPEINGPRSILISYGIVIILYVAYQGLFYGVLGTDLAQQTDYRGAFPLLISKLGISDYLRNILGHLIHLAIATSALSAGFGVIYANMWNLYSLAELNHTIAPTVVMQRNRFNIPFVCVLAQGAIMLFYILIIRGEQVTFQQLSAFGATITYILSISGLLATLYQKKESVLLPIMGLVNCAILLSASLYAMWKTNNPLPLYMFSGIILCGIIIYLLSNKTNKGER; from the coding sequence ATGTCGACACAAACAAATAAACTTTCATTATGGTCTGCAGTTATTATTAACCTCAATATCATTATTGGCTCAGGAGTATTTATTAATACCACCGAACTTGCAAAACGAGCTGGATTATTGGGTGCTCTTTGTTATGCGCTTGTTGGCCTTTTATTGCTTCCTCTTATTTTATCGTTCGTAAGACTTTTGCAATTTCATCCAAGCGGGGGATTTTATTCATTCTGTAGCGCATCATTACATCCACTATTAGGATTTATTAACACATGGTGCTTTTTTTTCGCAAAACTTTCATCAGCCACATTAGTTATACATATTTTTACGCTACTCATGCAGAAAACATTTCCTGTGCTAACTTTTTGTAGTCCAGCATTATTTGATATGGGAATTTTAGCATTACTCCTAGCACTCAATATGCTTAATGTAAAAACAGGAAGTAAAATTCAAGGCTGGTTGATGATTTTAAAACTATTTCCTCTCTTTTTTGTAATTGTATCAGGGCTCTTCTTTTTACAAGGTGGAAATTTAACGCCATTACACCAATTATGGTCAGGAATTCCCTCAGCCATTCCTTTAGTTCTTCATGCAATGCTTGGATTTGAAATAGCCTGCGCAATTAGCCGTAATATAGAAAACCCAGAAATAAACGGACCGCGATCAATACTCATTTCTTATGGCATTGTTATCATATTATATGTGGCATATCAAGGCCTTTTTTATGGAGTACTCGGCACCGATCTTGCACAACAAACAGATTATCGTGGCGCATTTCCACTGCTAATCAGTAAACTTGGCATCAGTGATTATTTACGTAATATACTGGGACATCTTATTCACCTTGCAATTGCTACATCTGCATTAAGTGCTGGATTTGGTGTCATTTATGCAAATATGTGGAATCTTTATTCACTTGCAGAACTTAATCATACCATTGCCCCAACAGTTGTTATGCAACGTAACCGTTTTAATATTCCTTTTGTTTGTGTTCTTGCACAAGGTGCTATTATGCTTTTTTATATACTTATTATTCGCGGAGAACAAGTAACGTTTCAGCAACTTAGTGCCTTTGGAGCGACAATAACCTATATACTAAGTATTTCTGGTCTTCTTGCAACGCTCTATCAAAAAAAAGAATCAGTATTGTTACCAATCATGGGCCTGGTCAATTGTGCAATTTTATTATCTGCTTCATTGTATGCGATGTGGAAAACCAATAACCCCTTGCCCTTGTATATGTTTAGCGGCATTATATTGTGTGGGATCATTATATATTTACTATCAAATAAAACAAATAAGGGTGAACGGTGA
- the rpsB gene encoding 30S ribosomal protein S2 produces the protein MRDLKELFGELIKAGVHFGHQKSRWCPKMEQYIWGYKNGVHLLNVAKTAKGLNDAEKFLETISAEGKTVLWVGTKKAASKSIQDIATKLNQPYVNHRWLGGTLLNFSQVKKSLTKLLHYEDILIKAESNPFYTKKELNLYKKIADKLDKTVGGIRKLALPVGALVVVDVTKEQSAVKEAVLMGIPVIGIVDTNSDPSLVDLVVPANDDSPQSINLLLGYFADAITRGRDIAAQKSKNAQPVAKKSGVATKEQVPAIEEEPLGEVEIALQQLDAQGE, from the coding sequence ATGAGAGATCTTAAAGAATTATTTGGAGAATTAATAAAAGCGGGTGTTCATTTCGGCCATCAAAAATCTCGCTGGTGCCCTAAGATGGAACAATATATTTGGGGTTATAAAAATGGAGTTCATCTTCTTAATGTTGCTAAGACCGCTAAAGGCCTCAATGACGCAGAAAAATTTTTAGAAACAATTTCTGCTGAAGGAAAAACGGTTCTATGGGTTGGAACTAAAAAAGCTGCATCTAAATCTATTCAAGATATAGCCACTAAGCTCAACCAACCTTATGTAAATCATCGATGGTTAGGTGGAACACTTCTTAATTTTAGCCAAGTAAAAAAATCGTTAACAAAACTACTTCATTATGAAGATATTTTAATTAAAGCAGAATCAAACCCTTTTTATACAAAAAAAGAACTTAATTTATATAAAAAGATTGCTGATAAACTTGATAAAACAGTTGGCGGAATCAGAAAACTGGCATTGCCAGTAGGCGCCCTCGTCGTTGTTGATGTGACTAAAGAACAATCAGCGGTTAAAGAAGCTGTTTTAATGGGCATTCCGGTAATAGGCATTGTTGATACCAACTCAGACCCATCATTAGTTGATTTAGTTGTCCCAGCAAACGATGACTCTCCTCAATCAATTAATTTATTATTAGGTTATTTTGCTGATGCAATTACTCGTGGTAGAGATATTGCTGCGCAAAAATCAAAAAATGCACAACCCGTTGCTAAAAAAAGTGGCGTTGCTACCAAAGAACAAGTACCTGCAATTGAAGAAGAGCCTTTAGGCGAAGTTGAAATTGCTTTGCAACAACTCGATGCGCAAGGTGAATAA
- a CDS encoding type II toxin-antitoxin system HicB family antitoxin, with product MMKYKGYFGEVTYDDKAKIFHGEVIGLKDIITFQGESVNELKKAFQDSINDYLTWCHERNEQPEKTYSGKLHLRMNPTLHAHLAIEAANQGLSLNDLINQKLYK from the coding sequence ATGATGAAATATAAAGGTTACTTTGGAGAGGTAACATATGACGATAAAGCAAAGATATTTCATGGAGAGGTCATCGGATTAAAAGATATCATTACCTTTCAAGGAGAAAGCGTTAATGAACTCAAAAAAGCATTTCAAGATTCAATAAATGATTATTTAACGTGGTGCCATGAACGTAACGAACAGCCAGAAAAAACATATTCTGGAAAACTCCACCTACGAATGAATCCCACGTTGCATGCTCATCTTGCTATAGAAGCAGCAAATCAAGGCCTGAGTTTGAATGACCTTATCAATCAAAAACTATATAAATAG
- the dnaX gene encoding DNA polymerase III subunit gamma/tau yields the protein MSAVVLNLSRKWRSQSFDQVIGQDLAIRILKNSLYLGHYFPVYLFAGQRGCGKTSTARIFAAAVNCYALSLFQKKPKNSSVPCLTCESCSAMREGNHPDFIEVDAASHTGVDNIRSIIESSLLIPLMGHKRVYLIDEAHMLSKAAFNAALKILEEPPATALFILATTNPHKIIDTVRSRCFQVFFMPIEHNSLKAHLQTICKNERIIYTDDALDIIVRHTEGSARDALNLLEQVRFSSSIISKETVLLLLGHIDDQHIINLIICIMCGSAVELVQLLHSLNIDKHKAEFIWQRMVVLLRALLWIKHGVTPHESISSMQMLEENALLYPIGNLHQMIEDLYTHEELFLKTTQQHVFLEIILLNLCYTYKKNKKKTGDDNGSAPLSTIITSHENSSISELDNKKDDVILHHNTNTITHEQKWLNFVAKIVLLNDPLGCSIFKQARLVSYMLDTYSVIIELPKDFILFKEWLDNSQLLWQPLLRECFTSQAVLNVQFTGTQKVEISKKQKNDVYDKKQSAQPSIQEQPYSNNVKRYSMHKASTKIIPADALHMDVSDEDTWKLASTLLCHFPGVITEMRENQ from the coding sequence ATGAGTGCTGTTGTATTAAATTTAAGTAGAAAATGGCGATCACAAAGCTTCGATCAAGTTATCGGACAAGATCTTGCTATACGGATCCTAAAAAATAGTCTTTATTTAGGTCACTATTTTCCTGTTTATTTATTTGCTGGTCAGCGAGGTTGTGGAAAAACTTCAACAGCTCGTATTTTTGCTGCTGCTGTTAATTGTTATGCATTATCGTTATTTCAAAAAAAGCCAAAAAATTCATCTGTACCTTGTTTGACTTGTGAGTCATGTAGTGCCATGCGTGAAGGTAATCATCCTGATTTTATTGAAGTTGATGCGGCTTCGCATACTGGTGTTGATAATATTCGTAGTATTATTGAATCATCATTATTGATTCCTTTAATGGGGCACAAGCGTGTTTACTTAATTGATGAAGCTCATATGCTTAGTAAGGCAGCATTTAATGCCGCTTTAAAAATTTTAGAAGAGCCCCCGGCAACAGCATTATTTATTTTAGCAACAACAAACCCTCATAAAATTATTGATACAGTGCGTTCTCGTTGCTTTCAAGTGTTTTTTATGCCGATAGAGCATAATTCACTTAAAGCTCATTTACAGACTATTTGTAAAAATGAAAGAATTATATATACAGATGATGCATTAGACATTATCGTACGCCATACTGAAGGATCAGCGCGTGATGCATTAAATTTATTAGAACAAGTGCGATTCTCAAGCTCTATTATCAGCAAAGAAACAGTTCTTTTGTTGTTAGGACATATTGACGATCAGCATATAATCAATTTAATTATATGTATTATGTGCGGATCAGCCGTAGAGCTCGTGCAATTGTTGCATTCATTAAATATCGATAAACATAAAGCTGAATTTATTTGGCAACGTATGGTAGTATTATTACGCGCATTATTGTGGATAAAGCATGGTGTTACGCCACATGAATCGATATCTTCAATGCAAATGCTAGAAGAAAATGCTTTGTTATACCCTATCGGTAATCTTCATCAAATGATTGAAGATTTATACACGCATGAAGAATTATTTCTCAAAACAACACAACAACATGTTTTTTTAGAAATAATTTTATTAAATTTGTGTTACACATATAAAAAAAATAAAAAAAAAACTGGTGATGATAATGGATCTGCACCTCTTTCAACAATAATCACTTCTCATGAAAATTCATCGATTAGCGAATTAGACAATAAAAAGGATGATGTTATCCTACATCATAATACTAACACTATTACTCATGAACAGAAATGGTTAAATTTTGTTGCAAAAATCGTACTACTAAATGATCCATTGGGTTGTTCAATTTTTAAACAAGCCCGACTTGTTTCTTATATGCTTGATACCTATTCTGTAATAATTGAATTACCAAAAGATTTTATACTTTTTAAAGAATGGCTTGATAATAGTCAATTGTTATGGCAGCCATTATTGCGAGAATGTTTTACTTCGCAGGCAGTTTTAAATGTACAATTTACTGGTACACAAAAAGTTGAAATAAGTAAAAAACAAAAAAATGATGTATATGACAAAAAACAATCTGCTCAACCGTCAATTCAAGAACAACCGTATAGCAACAACGTTAAGCGTTATAGTATGCACAAAGCATCTACTAAAATAATACCTGCTGACGCATTGCACATGGATGTTTCTGATGAAGATACATGGAAATTGGCATCCACATTATTATGTCATTTTCCTGGAGTTATTACCGAAATGCGTGAAAATCAATGA
- a CDS encoding HPF/RaiA family ribosome-associated protein, with product MNTRIVFRNMDHSDVMEAYANDQLEKVIKFLENDRGPVFINLYFEPSHVHEHHRVELHVKSAEYDLNSSYEHEGMNFYDTLDRVIDVMYRELHEKKRRNHDEEKMRGRHEEVKKQR from the coding sequence ATGAATACACGTATTGTTTTTCGCAATATGGATCATTCTGATGTGATGGAAGCTTATGCAAATGATCAACTTGAGAAAGTAATTAAATTTCTTGAAAATGATCGTGGGCCTGTTTTTATTAATTTATATTTCGAGCCCAGCCATGTTCATGAACATCATCGTGTTGAATTGCATGTTAAAAGCGCCGAATATGATTTAAATTCATCATATGAACATGAAGGAATGAATTTTTATGATACCCTGGATCGTGTCATTGACGTTATGTACCGCGAATTACATGAAAAAAAAAGAAGAAACCATGATGAAGAAAAGATGCGTGGTCGTCATGAAGAAGTCAAAAAGCAAAGATAA